In the Myxococcota bacterium genome, one interval contains:
- a CDS encoding type II secretion system F family protein: MPVYRYKGVAAGNRSVAASIDAESLRGARAKLRAEGIFPTEILEGKTRGEASELLSRLQLPALRRVPDLDLAMFSSQLATLISAGVPLVQALSALTEQVERERFKAVIGRVRESVNEGSSLAEALGGFPYVFDELYCSMVRAGESSGALAPVLERLAEYVENRMTLRNQLINAMIYPVLMLVFSGGVAGVLLVKVIPNITQMLRDMKQPLPFATRLVMGLSDIVVHYWLPGLLVIAFLVVAWNRVVQTEAGRLRWDAFTLRLPIFGRLIRFVAIARFARTLATLTAGGVSIVPAMEISKTVASNTIIGRAVDLAKDAITRGSSIAGTMRTSGEFPPLVTHMISVGEASGELPAMLGKLADTYDDQVSNALSRLMALLGPILLIFVALVILLIILSTLLPLMNMTTAL, encoded by the coding sequence ATGCCGGTCTACCGCTACAAGGGCGTCGCCGCAGGCAACCGCTCGGTGGCCGCGAGCATCGACGCCGAGAGCCTGCGCGGCGCGCGCGCCAAGCTGCGCGCCGAGGGCATCTTCCCGACCGAGATCCTCGAGGGCAAGACTCGCGGCGAGGCATCCGAGCTACTGAGTCGCCTGCAGCTCCCGGCGCTGCGGCGCGTGCCCGACCTCGACCTGGCGATGTTCTCGAGTCAGCTTGCGACGCTGATCTCCGCCGGCGTGCCGCTGGTGCAGGCGCTGTCGGCGCTCACCGAGCAGGTCGAGCGCGAGCGCTTCAAGGCGGTGATCGGCCGCGTGCGCGAGTCGGTGAACGAGGGCAGCTCGCTGGCCGAGGCGCTGGGCGGGTTCCCGTACGTGTTCGACGAGCTGTACTGCTCGATGGTGCGCGCGGGTGAGTCGTCGGGCGCGCTGGCGCCGGTGCTCGAGCGGCTCGCGGAGTACGTCGAGAACCGCATGACGCTCCGCAACCAGCTGATCAACGCCATGATCTACCCGGTGCTCATGCTGGTGTTCAGCGGCGGCGTCGCGGGCGTGCTGCTGGTCAAGGTCATCCCGAACATCACGCAGATGCTGCGCGACATGAAGCAGCCGCTGCCCTTCGCCACGCGGCTGGTCATGGGCCTGTCCGACATCGTGGTGCACTACTGGCTGCCCGGCCTTTTGGTGATCGCCTTCCTCGTGGTCGCGTGGAACCGCGTGGTGCAGACCGAGGCCGGGCGCCTGCGTTGGGACGCTTTCACGCTGCGGCTGCCCATCTTCGGCCGGCTGATCCGCTTCGTGGCGATCGCGCGCTTCGCGCGCACGCTCGCCACGCTGACCGCGGGCGGCGTCAGCATCGTGCCCGCGATGGAGATCTCGAAGACCGTGGCCTCGAACACCATCATCGGGCGCGCCGTCGACCTGGCGAAGGACGCCATCACCCGCGGCTCCTCGATTGCGGGTACCATGCGCACGAGCGGCGAGTTCCCGCCGCTCGTCACTCACATGATCTCCGTCGGCGAAGCCTCCGGCGAGCTCCCGGCGATGCTCGGCAAGCTCGCGGACACTTACGACGATCAGGTCTCGAACGCCCTCTCGCGCCTGATGGCGCTGTTGGGCCCGATCCTCCTGATCTTCGTCGCCCTGGTGATCCTGCTCATCATCCTCTCGACCCTGTTGCCGCTCATGAACATGACGACCGCCTTGTGA
- the gspG gene encoding type II secretion system major pseudopilin GspG, translated as MKFRSRDGFTLLEIMVVVLIIGMLMALLAPRLFGQLTRAKGDIARMQVTQLSQSLELYKLDNGTYPTTDQGLDALAHEPTSEPRPKRYPAGGYVNPKALVDPWQNPYKYERPGKNNPQSYDLYSYGDDGQPGGDGDNADIGNWESSTASK; from the coding sequence ATGAAGTTCCGGTCCCGCGATGGCTTCACGCTGCTCGAGATCATGGTCGTGGTGCTGATCATCGGCATGCTCATGGCCCTGCTCGCACCGCGGCTGTTCGGCCAGCTCACGCGCGCGAAGGGCGACATCGCGCGCATGCAGGTGACCCAGCTCTCGCAGTCACTCGAGCTGTACAAGCTCGACAACGGCACCTACCCCACGACCGACCAGGGCCTCGACGCGCTGGCGCACGAGCCGACCAGCGAGCCGCGGCCCAAGCGCTACCCGGCCGGGGGCTACGTGAACCCCAAGGCCTTGGTCGACCCGTGGCAGAACCCGTACAAGTACGAGCGCCCGGGCAAGAACAATCCCCAGAGCTACGACCTCTACTCCTACGGCGACGACGGCCAGCCTGGCGGCGACGGCGACAACGCCGACATCGGCAACTGGGAGTCGTCGACCGCCTCGAAGTGA
- a CDS encoding prepilin-type N-terminal cleavage/methylation domain-containing protein has protein sequence MRSDIARESGFTLLEVLAAILIVSLVFGILLESVTRNLADLSRARAEARAAQAAENRMRDLRAELEMGDALKDGIQEGVFEEPDSDLHWQISVVPQSLTLPADYKGELAPSPLFQPLHERAPAPAASGQEPPLRVVQVRVYTAEQDPESVDPYVFLVASPPDPSKLQGLPQQPGQTPGQTGKSQGGSGQAGATVDPNTGALVGPNPWQNPGMR, from the coding sequence ATGCGAAGTGACATCGCCCGCGAGTCGGGCTTCACTCTGCTCGAGGTGCTGGCGGCGATCCTGATCGTGTCGCTGGTGTTCGGGATCCTGCTCGAGTCGGTGACTCGCAACCTCGCCGACCTGTCGCGCGCGCGCGCCGAGGCGCGGGCCGCGCAGGCGGCCGAGAACCGCATGCGCGACCTGCGCGCCGAGCTCGAGATGGGCGACGCGCTCAAGGACGGCATCCAGGAGGGCGTGTTCGAGGAGCCCGATTCCGACCTGCACTGGCAGATCAGCGTCGTGCCCCAGTCACTCACCTTGCCGGCCGACTACAAGGGCGAGCTCGCACCCTCCCCGCTGTTCCAGCCGCTGCACGAGCGCGCGCCCGCGCCGGCCGCGAGCGGCCAGGAGCCGCCCCTGCGCGTGGTCCAGGTGCGCGTCTACACCGCCGAGCAGGATCCCGAGTCGGTCGACCCGTACGTCTTCCTGGTCGCTTCCCCGCCGGACCCCTCGAAGCTCCAGGGCCTGCCGCAGCAGCCGGGCCAGACGCCGGGTCAGACCGGCAAGAGCCAGGGCGGGTCGGGCCAGGCCGGCGCGACGGTCGACCCGAACACCGGCGCGCTCGTCGGACCCAATCCGTGGCAGAACCCGGGCATGCGGTGA
- a CDS encoding prepilin-type N-terminal cleavage/methylation domain-containing protein, protein MTRSNAGFTLLEILVAVCIMAMVLTFAFEAYQGIERSYQRVGHSPSRDRAARIVLDRLERELVGTILIQREDGTDPLLQPYFFWGESKPYAEDETDSFRFVTRTPIRPPGGSDNSLEVVTYAAVPSEDGHGLALLRQAEPLSQQLMKEVKWQSPDLVADHVATFLARYHSDQQQATEGWDSTGAEQLDQLPASIVVTISLWETDESGKQTEGPEFSRTIDLPVRPFKLTADNAQKKADCGEGMTVQDCIQQFSAQIEQASPSLATAIKDAQAQVQDTCWSPEQPSAGLQRLKVLLGGVPGFDAGECR, encoded by the coding sequence GTGACTCGCTCGAACGCCGGCTTCACCTTGCTCGAGATCCTGGTCGCCGTTTGCATCATGGCGATGGTCCTCACGTTCGCATTCGAGGCCTACCAGGGCATCGAGCGCTCCTACCAGCGGGTGGGTCACTCGCCCAGCCGCGACCGCGCCGCGCGCATCGTGCTCGACCGGCTCGAGCGCGAGCTGGTGGGCACGATCCTGATCCAGCGCGAGGACGGCACCGATCCCCTGCTCCAGCCCTACTTCTTCTGGGGCGAGTCGAAGCCCTACGCGGAAGACGAGACCGACAGCTTCCGCTTCGTGACTCGCACGCCGATCCGGCCGCCCGGCGGCTCGGACAACTCGCTCGAGGTCGTGACCTACGCCGCAGTGCCCTCCGAAGACGGGCACGGGCTCGCGCTGCTGCGCCAGGCCGAGCCGCTCTCGCAGCAGCTCATGAAGGAAGTGAAGTGGCAGTCCCCCGACCTGGTGGCCGACCACGTCGCCACCTTCCTCGCGCGCTATCACTCCGACCAGCAGCAGGCGACCGAGGGCTGGGACTCGACCGGCGCCGAGCAGCTCGACCAGCTGCCCGCCTCGATCGTCGTCACCATCTCGCTGTGGGAGACCGATGAGTCGGGCAAGCAGACCGAGGGGCCCGAGTTCTCGCGCACCATCGACCTGCCCGTGCGTCCGTTCAAGCTGACTGCGGACAACGCACAGAAGAAGGCCGACTGTGGCGAGGGGATGACCGTGCAGGACTGCATCCAGCAGTTCAGCGCGCAGATCGAGCAGGCGAGCCCGTCGCTCGCCACGGCGATCAAGGACGCGCAGGCGCAGGTGCAGGACACCTGCTGGAGCCCCGAGCAGCCCTCGGCCGGGCTGCAGCGCCTGAAGGTGCTGCTGGGCGGCGTGCCGGGCTTCGACGCCGGAGAGTGCCGGTGA
- the gspK gene encoding type II secretion system minor pseudopilin GspK — protein MTPETPAPAPRPHSGEEGIVLLLVMVLVVVAISTAYAMAKTSLIEVLSTRQQAQYARADMLARSGIGLATRMLQDDLLEGSDVTKTVESDLDGWAVLSHEDIELPGGALLRVRIHDAGTKIDFNALIDGDGKRIGDSSKNFLKAFFAHLRDDVPEFKGSGKLEDPDIDELSDALLDWIDKDDETRVGTPEHEYYVEIKKSRAAPLNRPVFSLDELANVPGMNPLLLEALKAYFTPYPIFPGNNGGGVNLNTAPAHVLSLVYHGVGDDYRLLDQRDVFEILKARKDGHVFCPSAGQEPCTDFFQTLGIAAGEQIFPAPTYTSRVFSVDSEATIGETRACVHSVIDRGTGADLKTLFYELGC, from the coding sequence GTGACTCCCGAGACGCCCGCGCCCGCGCCGCGCCCGCACTCCGGTGAGGAGGGCATCGTCCTCCTTTTGGTCATGGTGCTGGTGGTCGTGGCGATCTCGACCGCCTACGCGATGGCGAAGACCTCGCTGATCGAGGTGCTCTCCACGCGCCAGCAGGCGCAGTACGCGCGCGCCGACATGCTCGCCCGCTCGGGCATCGGGCTGGCCACGCGCATGCTCCAGGACGACCTGCTCGAGGGCAGCGACGTGACCAAGACGGTCGAGTCCGACCTCGACGGCTGGGCGGTGCTGTCGCACGAAGACATCGAGTTACCCGGCGGAGCGCTGTTGCGAGTGCGCATCCACGACGCCGGCACCAAGATCGACTTCAACGCGCTGATCGACGGCGACGGCAAGCGCATCGGCGACTCGAGCAAGAACTTCCTCAAGGCCTTCTTCGCCCACCTGCGCGACGACGTCCCGGAGTTCAAGGGCTCGGGCAAGCTCGAGGACCCCGACATCGACGAGCTCTCGGACGCGCTCCTGGACTGGATCGACAAGGACGACGAGACGCGCGTGGGCACGCCCGAGCACGAGTATTACGTGGAGATCAAGAAGTCGCGCGCGGCGCCGCTGAACAGACCCGTCTTCTCACTCGACGAGCTCGCGAACGTGCCGGGCATGAATCCCTTGCTGCTCGAAGCGCTCAAGGCCTACTTTACGCCCTACCCGATCTTTCCGGGCAACAACGGGGGAGGCGTGAACCTGAACACGGCGCCGGCTCACGTGCTGAGCCTCGTCTATCACGGGGTGGGCGACGACTATCGCCTGCTCGACCAGCGCGACGTCTTCGAGATTTTGAAGGCGCGCAAGGACGGTCACGTGTTCTGTCCGTCCGCCGGCCAGGAGCCGTGCACCGATTTCTTCCAGACACTCGGCATCGCCGCGGGTGAGCAGATCTTCCCCGCGCCCACGTACACCAGCCGCGTGTTCTCCGTGGACAGCGAGGCCACGATCGGCGAGACGCGCGCCTGCGTGCACTCGGTGATCGACCGCGGCACGGGCGCCGACCTGAAGACCTTGTTCTACGAGCTGGGCTGCTGA